A section of the Lepidochelys kempii isolate rLepKem1 chromosome 4, rLepKem1.hap2, whole genome shotgun sequence genome encodes:
- the ANAPC10 gene encoding anaphase-promoting complex subunit 10 isoform X11 yields the protein MTTPNKTPPGADPKQLERTGTVREIGSQAVWSLSSCKPGFGVDQLRDDNLETYWQSDGSQPHLVNIQFRRKTTVKTLCIYADYKSDESYTPSKISVRVGNNFHNLQEIRITLQSVTEKAQRG from the exons ATGACTACACCTAACAAGACACCACCGGGTGCTGATCCCAAGCAGTTGGAGAGGACTGGTACTGTTCGGGAAATAGGCTCTCAAGCTGTTTGGTCCCTTTCATCCTGTAAGCCAG GCTTTGGCGTGGACCAGTTACGAGATGATAATCTAGAAACTTACTGGCAATCTGATGGGTCACAACCTCATTTGGTGAACATCCAGTTTAG AAGAAAAACAACGGTGAAGACATTGTGTATTTATGCAGACTACAAATCTGATGAAAGCTACACCCCAAGCAAGATCTCTGTCAGAGTAGGAAATAACTTCCACAACCTTCAGGAAATCCGG atcacactgcagtcagtcacagagaaggcgcagcgaggttaa
- the ANAPC10 gene encoding anaphase-promoting complex subunit 10 isoform X12: MTTPNKTPPGADPKQLERTGTVREIGSQAVWSLSSCKPGFGVDQLRDDNLETYWQSDGSQPHLVNIQFRRKTTVKTLCIYADYKSDESYTPSKISVRVGNNFHNLQEIRKLSSSADCGLL, from the exons ATGACTACACCTAACAAGACACCACCGGGTGCTGATCCCAAGCAGTTGGAGAGGACTGGTACTGTTCGGGAAATAGGCTCTCAAGCTGTTTGGTCCCTTTCATCCTGTAAGCCAG GCTTTGGCGTGGACCAGTTACGAGATGATAATCTAGAAACTTACTGGCAATCTGATGGGTCACAACCTCATTTGGTGAACATCCAGTTTAG AAGAAAAACAACGGTGAAGACATTGTGTATTTATGCAGACTACAAATCTGATGAAAGCTACACCCCAAGCAAGATCTCTGTCAGAGTAGGAAATAACTTCCACAACCTTCAGGAAATCCGG
- the ANAPC10 gene encoding anaphase-promoting complex subunit 10 isoform X18: MTTPNKTPPGADPKQLERTGTVREIGSQAVWSLSSCKPGFGVDQLRDDNLETYWQSDGSQPHLVNIQFRRKTTVKTLCIYADYKSDESYTPSKISVRVGNNFHNLQEIRWT, from the exons ATGACTACACCTAACAAGACACCACCGGGTGCTGATCCCAAGCAGTTGGAGAGGACTGGTACTGTTCGGGAAATAGGCTCTCAAGCTGTTTGGTCCCTTTCATCCTGTAAGCCAG GCTTTGGCGTGGACCAGTTACGAGATGATAATCTAGAAACTTACTGGCAATCTGATGGGTCACAACCTCATTTGGTGAACATCCAGTTTAG AAGAAAAACAACGGTGAAGACATTGTGTATTTATGCAGACTACAAATCTGATGAAAGCTACACCCCAAGCAAGATCTCTGTCAGAGTAGGAAATAACTTCCACAACCTTCAGGAAATCCGG
- the ANAPC10 gene encoding anaphase-promoting complex subunit 10 isoform X17, translated as MTTPNKTPPGADPKQLERTGTVREIGSQAVWSLSSCKPGFGVDQLRDDNLETYWQSDGSQPHLVNIQFRRKTTVKTLCIYADYKSDESYTPSKISVRVGNNFHNLQEIRLL; from the exons ATGACTACACCTAACAAGACACCACCGGGTGCTGATCCCAAGCAGTTGGAGAGGACTGGTACTGTTCGGGAAATAGGCTCTCAAGCTGTTTGGTCCCTTTCATCCTGTAAGCCAG GCTTTGGCGTGGACCAGTTACGAGATGATAATCTAGAAACTTACTGGCAATCTGATGGGTCACAACCTCATTTGGTGAACATCCAGTTTAG AAGAAAAACAACGGTGAAGACATTGTGTATTTATGCAGACTACAAATCTGATGAAAGCTACACCCCAAGCAAGATCTCTGTCAGAGTAGGAAATAACTTCCACAACCTTCAGGAAATCCGG
- the ANAPC10 gene encoding anaphase-promoting complex subunit 10 isoform X13 translates to MTTPNKTPPGADPKQLERTGTVREIGSQAVWSLSSCKPGFGVDQLRDDNLETYWQSDGSQPHLVNIQFRRKTTVKTLCIYADYKSDESYTPSKISVRVGNNFHNLQEIRISKKKITNEG, encoded by the exons ATGACTACACCTAACAAGACACCACCGGGTGCTGATCCCAAGCAGTTGGAGAGGACTGGTACTGTTCGGGAAATAGGCTCTCAAGCTGTTTGGTCCCTTTCATCCTGTAAGCCAG GCTTTGGCGTGGACCAGTTACGAGATGATAATCTAGAAACTTACTGGCAATCTGATGGGTCACAACCTCATTTGGTGAACATCCAGTTTAG AAGAAAAACAACGGTGAAGACATTGTGTATTTATGCAGACTACAAATCTGATGAAAGCTACACCCCAAGCAAGATCTCTGTCAGAGTAGGAAATAACTTCCACAACCTTCAGGAAATCCGG
- the ANAPC10 gene encoding anaphase-promoting complex subunit 10 isoform X15 translates to MTTPNKTPPGADPKQLERTGTVREIGSQAVWSLSSCKPGFGVDQLRDDNLETYWQSDGSQPHLVNIQFRRKTTVKTLCIYADYKSDESYTPSKISVRVGNNFHNLQEIRGSITV, encoded by the exons ATGACTACACCTAACAAGACACCACCGGGTGCTGATCCCAAGCAGTTGGAGAGGACTGGTACTGTTCGGGAAATAGGCTCTCAAGCTGTTTGGTCCCTTTCATCCTGTAAGCCAG GCTTTGGCGTGGACCAGTTACGAGATGATAATCTAGAAACTTACTGGCAATCTGATGGGTCACAACCTCATTTGGTGAACATCCAGTTTAG AAGAAAAACAACGGTGAAGACATTGTGTATTTATGCAGACTACAAATCTGATGAAAGCTACACCCCAAGCAAGATCTCTGTCAGAGTAGGAAATAACTTCCACAACCTTCAGGAAATCCGG
- the ANAPC10 gene encoding anaphase-promoting complex subunit 10 isoform X14 — translation MTTPNKTPPGADPKQLERTGTVREIGSQAVWSLSSCKPGFGVDQLRDDNLETYWQSDGSQPHLVNIQFRRKTTVKTLCIYADYKSDESYTPSKISVRVGNNFHNLQEIRASKTGRRKVR, via the exons ATGACTACACCTAACAAGACACCACCGGGTGCTGATCCCAAGCAGTTGGAGAGGACTGGTACTGTTCGGGAAATAGGCTCTCAAGCTGTTTGGTCCCTTTCATCCTGTAAGCCAG GCTTTGGCGTGGACCAGTTACGAGATGATAATCTAGAAACTTACTGGCAATCTGATGGGTCACAACCTCATTTGGTGAACATCCAGTTTAG AAGAAAAACAACGGTGAAGACATTGTGTATTTATGCAGACTACAAATCTGATGAAAGCTACACCCCAAGCAAGATCTCTGTCAGAGTAGGAAATAACTTCCACAACCTTCAGGAAATCCGG
- the ANAPC10 gene encoding anaphase-promoting complex subunit 10 isoform X16 yields MTTPNKTPPGADPKQLERTGTVREIGSQAVWSLSSCKPGFGVDQLRDDNLETYWQSDGSQPHLVNIQFRRKTTVKTLCIYADYKSDESYTPSKISVRVGNNFHNLQEIRTKCF; encoded by the exons ATGACTACACCTAACAAGACACCACCGGGTGCTGATCCCAAGCAGTTGGAGAGGACTGGTACTGTTCGGGAAATAGGCTCTCAAGCTGTTTGGTCCCTTTCATCCTGTAAGCCAG GCTTTGGCGTGGACCAGTTACGAGATGATAATCTAGAAACTTACTGGCAATCTGATGGGTCACAACCTCATTTGGTGAACATCCAGTTTAG AAGAAAAACAACGGTGAAGACATTGTGTATTTATGCAGACTACAAATCTGATGAAAGCTACACCCCAAGCAAGATCTCTGTCAGAGTAGGAAATAACTTCCACAACCTTCAGGAAATCCGG